ACCCAGAGCCTTCGCGGCCTCCTCCACCAGGGCAGCGTGGTGTGATGGTTGTGCACTCGTGTCTGGAGCTGGATTTTATATCCCTGCCTCGCCACTCCTAAGAGTCTGACCTCAGAGACTGTGACTTAACCTTgctgagtctcaatttcctccCTGTGAAAACAGAAGTGAtaccgggtgccatggctcacacctataatcccaggactttgggaggccgaggcgggtggatcacctgaggtcaggagttcaagaccagcttggccaatatggtgaaaccccgtctctactaaaaatacaaaaatcagccagacctagtggcatgcacctgtaatcccagctactcaggaggccaaggcacgagaatcgcttaaacccgagaggtggaggttgcaatgagctaagattgtgccactgaactccagcctgggtaacagagtgagacactgtctcaaacataaacaaacacatacatacatacatacatacatacatacatacatacatacacacataaataaagtAACTCTGGGCTGGGTGAGGTAGCTgaaagcctttaatcccagcactttccaaGGCTGAGTgcggaggattgtttaagcctaggcatttgagaccagcctgggcaacatgacaagacccagtctctacaaaaaatacaaatattaggacaggcgcagtggctcacgcctgtaatcccagcactttgggaggccgagatgggtggatcacaaggtcaggagatcaagaccatcctgactaacacagtgaaaccccatctctactaaaaaatacaaaaatattagccaggggtggtggcgggcgcctgtagtcccagctactcaggaggctgaggcaggagaatggcgtgaaccccggaggcggagcttgcagtgagccgagattgcgccactgctctccagcctgggccacagtgcgagattccgtctaaaaaaaaaaaaaaaaacaaatatcagtcaggcatggtggcacatacctgtagtcccagctgctcgggaggttgaggtgggaggattgcttgagcctgggaagtcaaggctgcagtgagccgtgattgcaccaccgcactccagccctaggcgacacagtgagaccctgtctcaaaaaataaaaataaggcaacTCTTAAAAAGTTGAGTACAAACCTTGGCACACCGTAGATGCTCAACGAATGagccctctccttctcccttgaGCCAGCATTCATTGGCTTTACCGACCCCTAGTACCCTAGAGTGAGGGTGAAGAGATGCCTGGGCTCACGTCCCAACCCCACCAAACATACAGTGTCCGTGCGCAAGTTATTCATCCACAAGGCCCAGTTTCTTACTGTAAAATGGGATCGTAACAGAACCTGCCTCAAGGAGTGAGCCGGATGACTTTTCTCTGTGTGAAATGTTCGGTGCCTAATACAGAGCAAGATGCTCGCAATTATTGCCGCCTGCTGTCCTGGGCACTGCCTTGACCTGTGAGTGCTGCCGATTGTGGGTGAGCGGCTGGTGAGGTTGGGCTCTGGATGGTTCCTGGAtgctcccttccttcctcactctcAGGCCTGTGGAGTTACCGCAGCACCCCcctatctgtggtttcactttcCTTGGTTACAGTTTCCAGCAGCCAGCCACAgcctgaaaatattaaacagaaaatttcagaaataattcatCATTTGACattgcatgccattctgagtaggGCGATAAAACCATGCAGCAATGAGAGTGACTCATTCCTCTGTCCAGTGTCTCCACACTGCAGGCATTCCCACCCGTGAGTCACTGTGTAGCCCTCTTGGTGATCAGAGAGAAAAAGCCTAATCCACAGAGCGTTTGGTACTATCCGCGGTACCACTGCGGTGTTGCAGGGATCCACTGCAGGTGTTGGAGGGTAGGCTCACGGATAAGGAGGGCTACTGTAATCCCCTGCCTCCCGTGAGGTTTGCATCAGGCCTGGCGTGGGCTCCTGAGACTGCTCCTGAAAGGGAAGGGGACTTTGGGCTCCTGGGAACTGCCCAGGAGGCAGGGCAGGGGGACCCCCCAAAGCTGCAGCAAGTAGCTGCATTCTCAGCTACAGGGCTGAGAACGAAGGGGAGGAGGATGAGCTGCCAGCTGCATGGGGCTGCATCGGGGCAGGGGACAGAGGCAGGGCAGCACAGCCCCCGCCAGCAAGGCTGTCAACAAGGATCTAGGCAGAGAGcaatttgcagtgagcccacaagGTGGCAGCCAGCTGCCCATCGCTCCGCACCCTGTGGCCATCCCCAGGTGAGCTGAGCGAAGTCCCTGGCTCTGTCACACCTTTTAAGGCAAAGGCAGCTCCTGCCACCACCTCCCTGTTCCCACTTGCTCAGAAATTCCCAgcaggtattttttctttttttcaggaggaatggaatgaaacttcttgttctgtcaccacaGGATTCCGGCGAGGCCTGTCTAGGGGTTCTGGTGAGAGAAAAGCGTGACAGGAAGCGCATGCCAGCAGGCACTTGGAGATGTACCCTTGGTGACATGCACAGGCACGGCAGCCACCCCACCCACCACAGGCCTCCGCTTGGGACAGCCGGGCACACGCACAACACAGACGAGGCCCAGAGACGTGGGAACCCCAACAAACCGACTCCATGCTGGGGAGACAGGAGATCCAGCTGGGAATGAGCCCACATCATGAAGCGCCCCCCTCAGGAGCTCATACCCTAGCCCAGGAGCCTtgtcctgccccagggccttcgCACTCGCTGTTCCCTGCCGGGAGTGAGTTCCAGCACAGGGCTCCACGGGCAGGATCCTCGACACTCTTCAGATCTCAGAGAGGCCTCCCCGACCCCGCCCACATGACTCCATCCCAGTGACCTGTTTTATTTCCTCACAGCCGTCTTCACTTCTAAActgccttgctttttttttttaagattgtattacttgattttattttacactAGGTGGTGGGCACAAAGCAATCCTTAATAAAGCTGACAATTAGCTTCACTCAACATTTTTAAtaatgcacattaaaaaaaagtattcctcTTACAAATTCTTCTGCAATCCAAACATACAATAGCTTGGAAAACATTTGCCTTGCTTTTTTcttgacaggatcttgctctgtggagcactccaggctggagtgcagtggcgcaatcatgcatggctcactgcagtcttgacctcccaggctcaagcggatcctcccacctcagcctcccaagtagctgggactacaggcatgcgccgccacacccagccaacttttaaatcttttgtagagacaggtctcactatgttgtctcaaactcctgggctcaagcaatcctcccaaagtgtcccaaagtgctgggattacagacgtgagccaccacacacggcagGCAAGGATGGGCTGTGTGGCTGTCTACAGCAAAGGCTCAGCCCCCAGTCAAGCCAGGTTGCCCATGAGAAAGGCTGTCTGTGCACTTGGGCACACGTGGACAGGTACAGGTGTGACGCCAGCCTCTACTTGCAGCCTGCAGGTGTGTCTGTTACTggatgcctgtgtgtgtgtcccGATCCTGGGGGCAGACAGACTACCCCCAGGGGCCTTTGTTCTTTGCATCCCCACAACTGAGTACAGAGCCCTGGAGAGGCAGCAAGGCTCAGCCAGGACATCCCAGACCAGCAAACCCTTTCCTATCTGGGATGGGTGGGCAGTGGGGCTCCAGGCCCAGCCTAAgggatggggaagggaggggacaggCTGGGACCCCTGCCCACTCATCGTACCCACCAGGACGAGATCGAACTGGGGGGAGACTGACAAGAGGCAGCACCCAGACAAGGCAACCAGGTCTCACACCTGGCCCTGCCACTAAGGTGCCTGGTGGCCTTGGGACAATAGGTCCTGACCCATGCGGGGCATCTGGAGATTCTGATGCAGAAGGGAACCCTGCCCAATCCAAAACCCCTAGGCAGGGCCCTCTTGCAGGGCACGTGCCGCACACTCACCCCCTGGTGGCTCCAACCTGAAGTGCAGCTCGTCACCCAAGCCCAGGCTGCCAAGGCAAAgctgggaggggctgcagggagggtTCTGCCTTGAGACCAACTGCCTCAAGCCAAGCTCAGAAGGGGCTGGAGACATGCAGGGGGAGGGGGGGGACACATGTGGGGAAGGTTTCTGCTGCACACAACTCAACTCTGGCCTGCCCCTGCCTCAGAACCCACATGGCACGTACCCGCTCTGCACCTGGATGACTTCAAGATATTAGTGCCCCACCCTGTACCCTCGAGTCCACAAGGAAGCAGTGACAACTTGGGCATCTCCCCAGCTGTTCTCCCACAGTCCCACACACACCGAGCCCACAGGTGCACGCCGATCCTCAGATCCCAGCTATTGCCAATCCATCCAGACTCAGACATGCAGTTAGGGCCTGGGTGACTGGCAGGCCTGCCAGATACTCTGCTGGGTGGACAGTCAACTGCCACAGCTGGGGACTCTAGCCACCAATAGCCCGGGGAGGGCTGGAGTCCAGCACAGCGCCTGCACACAGCCACAGCACCTGGAGCTGAGGGACCAGCTGTAGTCCACGCCCTGTCCTGGTAGAGCCTAGGTGCAGCTTGAGCAAAGATGGCGAGTCAGCCAAGTGGATCCAGTCGCCAGGGTCTGTGCTGGGCTTCACCCAGCTGACTGGGCTCCAGGCCAGGTCACAGGGGTCAGTCCAGAGCCTGGAGGCTTCCTTCAGCTTACAGCAGCAGCCACACCCCAGCATCCTgggctccagaggctgagggtaGCAGGCACTCAACATGCAAGTCAACAAAGCAACTAAGTCCCATGCCTGGGGTGTGGGGTAGACAGGCCATCTCCAGGGAGGACTGGGACTGAACCAAGTCCCAGAGGGCAGATCCCAGCCCAGAGCGGGGGGACACAGCCCTCTACCACACGTTCCAACTAGGCTTCCAGCTGCCGAGCCCGGGCAAGTTCCTCAACCTCTGTGCCTGTGCTCATGCTCTCCCAGTACCAGACTTGGGGTGCAGATTACAAAAGAACCTCAACAAGCCTTAACTGGAGACACCCTTCCCTGGATTAATTTAAAACCAAATGAACTTTTTAGACAAGTAACAGACCCAGGGTCTGCCTGCACATCATCAAAGGCGCCGGGGAACATCCAGGCCTCCTtgtctccctccccctctccacaTCACTGGCATCACCCAAGCTGTGCAAACAGCGGAGACCCAGCTGTCTCGCCCTGGCGACAAACATTTGCACAATGCCCACTGCTCCAGGCTGGCTTTCTACAGCGCAGCAGCAGAACCAGGTCCAGCTTTTAACCTCCCTCCAGGGACTGAGGGTGGGGGACAGAGTAGGAGGCCAGAGGGCAAACCCAGTGCAGCTACAGAAAGGAGGGCAGTGGCCTTGGGGAGCACAGGGCACCTCAGGGGCCCCCATCTCCCTCCCCAGTCCCAGCCGCTCTCCTGGAGAAAGAGGCAAGATGTCAgtggaaaataacttttattgagaCCCCACCAGCTGCAAAATCTGCTCCTGGCATTAAGCTCCTTCTTCCTTTGCAATTCGGTCTTTCTTGAGTGGTCCCTGTGGGGAGAGAGGCAGTGGTCAGAGGGAGAAGATGGCAGGCGACAGCAGATGCCCACTCTAGAGGGGACCAAGACTCCGGGCCAGTCTCCACAGCCACAAGAGAGGCCCAAGGCATCAAGACCACCCCTACCCCGGGTGGAGCCAAAGGCTGGCGGGGGCCAAGTCACAGCACCCAGCGAGGGGGGCAGGCAGAGGCGCTCACCATGaatgctttcttctcttccatgGTCTGGAAACGGCCATGGCCAAACTTGGAGGTGGTGTCAATGAACTTAAGGTCAATCTTCTCCAGAGCCCGCCGCTTCGTCTGCACCAGCAAGGACTGTGGGCCAAGAGGGGAAGGGATTTCGGATTACAAGGAGACAGGCTTTCCTCAGAACTTGGTTCACAGCGCCCCTGCATCTGGGAAGCCACATGAATTCAGCGCCGCCCACCCCCCCCCGCCTCGCCCACCACCCAGCAGATGAGGACACACTCAAAGCAGCAAACAGCCCAGCAAGGCCAGACTGGGAATTTTCTCATTCCAGGACTTCAAAGCCAGTGTGAAAGGACTGCCAAcaccctctccttcctttcctctgccACCAGCGTCTGTGGCCTTGGATCCTCCCTCTACAGGAGCCCCCCCATGACCAGGCAGGGCCCGCCTCACCTTGCGGAGGGTGAGCACCCGCTTCTTGGTTCCCACCACACAACCTTTCAGCATGACAAAGTCATTGGTCACTTCACCATAGTGGACAAAGCCACCCTGGAAAACAAGACCATCGGATCAGCACAGGCCCAGCACCAGGCACAAGAGGGGACTGTTGTGCACAGATGACCCCTCCAGATTCAGGCCCTCTCCGACCACAGGGCTGTTCTCAGAAGGAAGGCAACAAGGAACGGTTCCGCAGTCTGTCTCGGGCGCTGTGCCCAGCGCACATTCCAGGCCTCATCACTGAACAGCTGAGCCTGAGACTCCACTTCTCACCAGCTAACCCCAACAAGTGGACTCGAATGACAACATGCCATTTACAAGGAACACAGCTaggtgctgtgctggcttcagctAATGATCCTGCTGACAGCCCCTAGGAAGCAGGCTATCCCCAAAGACACGAGGACCTCACCCCACAGAAGAACCCCGGGGTGGCCTCATGGAGCAGAACACCCATTACTTACCAGAGGGTTGATGCTCTTGTCAGACAGGTCATAGTCAGTGGAGGCATTGTTCTTGATCAGCTTGCCGTCCTTGATAAGGTAGCCCTGGCCAATCTTATAGATCTGAATGAACAAGAAGGGTATAAGGCTGGGGCATTAGGGACAAATAAGCCAGACACGCCAGTGTGCTGACCTGCAAAGCACTCTAGGAAGGCCGCTGAGGCCTCAGTCCCAGCCACAGAGTATCCCAACTTCAGAGCAAAAAGGTGGCTGGCTCTCCAGGTTCCTTTCTGTTAAGTGGCTGGGCTAAAACTAAAGATCCTGCTGTACAACATAGGAGGCCTGTCACACCACTGGTAGTGGGATCAGGGACCGATAAGGCTAGTATCCCCAGCCACACCAAGTCAGCCTCACCACAGCCACTTTACAGGCTGGCACCTTACAAACTATGAAGATGGGCCAGAATTGACCCATGAGAAGCGAGCCACTGATGTCCACATGATGCATAAGCTACAGTCCATGAAGCAGCGCTGACAGACACAGAAACCCCAGCCCCCATCACGAGGTCATCTTCCCACTCCCAGAGACCACTCTCAGAACCTCACCTTCTTATTGATCTCAGTGCGGTGATGGTAGCCTTTCTGCCCAGCACGTGCCACAGAGAAGGCCACACGAGCAGGATGCCATGCCCCAATGCAGGCCACCTTGCGCAGGCCTCGGTGGGTCTTGCGGGGCAGCTTCTTGGTGTGCCAACGACTGGTGACCCCTGGAATGGATACACATTACTGCACCTTAGTGCCAGCACCTCCCACTCACCCCTTCCTCCTACTCAACAATGCCCAACCACGGCTGGGTCATCTGAGGGGTGATGAGATTATTTCATGTGCATTACCCACAGATCTCCCCTGTCAAGGTGGACAGGCTCTGGGGGTGTAACCCTGAACTCAACTGTGAATGGGCGCTTTTTAAGGCATCCATTAGTTTAAGCTCCCCCATCCGCAGGGACTGACAGACGTAATTCCAAGCTCCCCTTTGCAGTTATCTACTGAGCTTCAAAGAGCAAAGGGTCCAGGAACATGGTAAGAAGCTGTCCCCTCGCCCTCCGCTATCCCAGCCACTTCTGACCACAAGGCTGTTCTCAGAAGGAAGGCAGTAGAGAATGGTTCCACAATGTCTGATTCGGGCGCTGTGCCCAGCGCTCACTCTGAGCCTCATCACTGAACAGCTGGGCCTAAAACCACTGACTTCTCCCCCAGGTTTGCACAGCAACGCAAGCTGCTGCAAAGCTCACCTTTGTAGCCTTTGCCCTTGGTCACCCCGATGACGTCGATCATCTCATCCTGCCCAAACACTTGGTTCACAGGTACCTGCTGCTCGAGCCTCTCGCGGGCCCAGTCCAGTTTCTCGGCCACGGTGCCTCCGTTCACCTGGATCTCCATCAGGTGGGCCTTCTTCTGGCGCAGAGGAAGCAGGCGCATCTAGGAGGAGGTAGACACAACTCAGCTTCAGCTGCCAGTGCTCCTCCCACAGTAGAGGAACTGCAGCTCCATGCGGCCTGACTGATGTCAAGCACACAGCAAAAAGCCAGTTAACTTTGAACAAATCACTGAACCTCGCGAAGAGGAAGGAACTTTCATTTTTGCCAACAGCAACAACTTAACTTTGGATTCTGGTGCCTGAGTTACTGTCAGGATGAGCGGACAGGGCCCACACCACAGGCAAACAACCAGATCCCAGCACCTACCAGCCCAGTGTTCCTGTGGCTGTCTTTTGGGTCAGTTCCCCTGGGGTATTGCAGTAGTTTTACCTCAGCCACCTACACTTCCCCTAGTGACAAGCCTGCTTTTGAGACAGCACAAGCTCTAAATAAGAAAACGCATcaccggacgcggtggctcacgcctgtaatcccagcactttgggaggccgaggcaggtggatcatctgaggtcaggagttcgagaccagcctgaccaacatggagaaaccccgtctctactaaaaatacaaaatcagtgaggcgtggtggcgcatgccggtaatcccagctattcgggaggctgaggcaggagaatagcttgaacctaggaagcagagattgtggtgagccgagatagggctattgcacgctagcctgggcaacaagagcaaaactccgtctcaaaaaaaaaaaaaaagtgttgaagcATAAAGCGTTCACTCAGGAATAGCCCAGCAATGTCCTAACAAAATTTCAATGGTGGAATCTAATCTGTGGTGGCCCTCACCACATGAGGTTGTACTCAGCACTTGCAATCAGCCAGAATAACCCGTAAGAGGACAGCAAGAGGCACCCACTCTAACCAAGTCAATAAAGGGCCTGCTCAGCTCACAAACTAGGTTTCCAGGAAAGCAGCCAGTATCTCACAACCGACTTTCAGGCAGGCATCTCAGTGTCACTGGTGAGTCACCACCAGTTGGGTCAGCCAGTTGAATTTTAAAGGGGCATGGTTCCCTTGCTAAGGGCCAGTAAGGACACAGTGCCCTCTGCTGGCAAGGGAGAAGCCTACTCACAAACATGGGGGCACGGGACCCCTATGATCACACAGGTCACTTTTACTCAGTGGCAGGCCAAGCCACCCTGGGGAACTGCACTCACCTGGGTGTGGGCAATGACACGGATGACTTGGCAGTACTTCTTCATGCTGCTGAAGTCCTTCTCCAGCTGCTTCTTGCCATCCTCATCCTGCCATTTCTTGCAGTACTTGGTAAAGGCCTTCTTCTTAGATTTATGCCTTCAGGAGCAGAGTAGAGTTGGGGAGGGGGCCGGGTGCAGGCCTTCATCACCCCTCCGAGGGGTGAGCGGAAGACACACTGGCACCGCATGGGGATGGGGCTCATTGCCGGCTTCTAAGGAGCCTTTTCCACCGGCAAGCGGAGCCTGGATGGAGCTCATCGGGCAGAGCCGAGCGGAGCTGAGCAGAGGTCCACAAGGTTAATTTAATTTAAGTTACAAGCATTCAAACAAAATTCTTGCTCCGGGGTGCTAGAAAGCAAGCTTTCTGCCTTGGGGGAGCACCCATTCAGTGATGGAGGAAATGGGACATTCCAGCCAGGGCCAGAGGCTATAGGGGTTGAATTATCCTGCTACCTCTCCTGGTTTCTAGTTGGACTCCTCAACCAACTGGGTCCTCAGCCACCACCCACTAGCCTGGACTCAGAATGAGGCTGTCAGCTTCCAGCTGAAGCCCGATGGCTGGCCAAAGTCTGATCGCAGGTATTTTTCTGTTCAAGAGACAAACTAAACCCGAGACAGAGCTGAGAAACCATGCACACGCTGCTCCCTGCTCTCTACCTCCCAAGTTAGGGACTGCAGGGCCTCCTCCCTCACCAGTTCTTATAGAAACGCCTCTTGCATTCATCACTGATGTGCTCAGCGAAGACAGTCTTGAAGGTCCGGAGGCCTCGAGGGGTTTCCACGTAGCCCACAATGCCCACAACCACCATGGGTGGCGTCTCCACAATGGTTACAGCCTCCACCACCTCCTTCTTGTTCACCTCTGCAAAAAAAGCAGTAGTCAGACTTGGCAGGAGCCCAAGCAAGGGGTGTAATGTTTTCTAGGAAAATGCAAAATGCCCGTTTAGGCCGGAACGGCAACTGGGCCCCACATCTGCAGTCTGGACACTCAGAGCTGTCCTTATTACCTACTTCTCATTCAAAGTGCATTTATgttctttaacttaaaaaatatcagGACCCTAGATAACCAAATACCTGTCCAGCTTCAATTCTCTTCTACGGAAACCTCTGGAGGCAGACAAGATTTGCTATCTATCTGGAAAATTCAGTGTCCTAAATTTAACTAGGACACACAAATAGCTCTGAGTTCAGTTTAGAGTCAATATCAACTGTCTAACGTTAATGTCTCCATGGCTCAGCAACCAGTGCTGTTAGACATCTCCAAGTGGAACACACACAGTTAAGTGGCCATTATTCATGCTTTTAGGTGAAATGCACGTGAACAAGTAAAACATGAACGAGGCACTTCTTATTCCAGCCATGGCAGCTCCAACCCCCTACACTAGTGTTACTTTTCTTTGCTAAGGCTCCTGGCAAATTTACTGTGCTCTGAAAGCAATACCCCACCCGCACCTAAAGCAAACAGTGCCGGCCATCTGTAGCCTTGGAATATTAGTCTTGAAGTTGTCCGCTGTCACAGCAGTTCTGACAACTTGTAActccagcttaaaaaaaaagtctgcccTCTGCTAACAGCTTGACTCCACCTCTCCAGCTTTCCTCCCCCTCCACTCCTATCCCCCAACTTTTAGCAGGCCTGTACATACTAGATCCTGGCCTGTCGACTTCCCGCACGATGTGGGTCAtgccagccttgtatcccaggaagGCTGTGAGGTGGACCGGCTTAGACGGATCATCCTTAGGGAAGCTCTTAACCTTCCCGCGATGCCTGCTGCTGCGCTTCCGGGGCAGGAAGCCGAGGGACCCATGTCTGGGAGCGGAGAACTTTCTGTGAGACTGGGGAGGGGAAAAAATCACCGTCAGCACCCAAACCAAAGCAGTGCCCCCTTCTCTAGTTCCCAGCTGCCTAAGTTCCGAATCTCAGCAATACTGAACACTGACCAGACACCCAGCAAACCGAGTAAAAAGATAATTCTCTCTTCCAGGTTTGCATATGTCAAGAATGTTTTTGTATTCGAAAAAACTTAAGCTGAATCTTATTTCAAATCCTCTCAACCTGTAAGAAAACGAGCCATCCGTTTTTTTCTCTAACACCACACAAAAATACACTAGTGACACTAAAAACTGCCTAACAGGCAGCTTTATGCGCCAATTAGCAAGGTTTTGATCACTAAAGAAAGGCACTCCAGGGACAAATGCTGGGTAGCAGCTAGCCCATACTACGCTATGCGCCCGGACACTAATTACACCGATACACGTAGGCCAGAGAACTCGGCAGAGCCAAATCAGAACATGACAATCAGCACACAGTTTCTGTCCGCCCGTCAATAAGTTCATCATCTGTGGCTTCTGGGAGCTCCAGAGGCCTTCGGAGTGCACAAGCGGTCCCAGATATTTCAGGAGGACTCCACAACACTCTCCTCCCGCAAGCTTCTTTACCTCCCAAAGAGAACGGTGCCAAGAACCCCCACCCAAGGTCCTCCTATCCAGACCAGCTGCTTATGGGCCCTAATACCAACGAATGATGGAGTTGGTGAGATCGAAACTCAGTAATGACTCATGGCTTTAAAAATGCCGGGCCTCCAAGCCTGCTCCCACCCTTACGGCCTGTCTCTGGCCGACCTGCAGGCCCAAAGCCAGTCCTCCAAGCGCTCTTCTCCACAAGCCTCTCGACTTTCCAGGAAATAGGCCTGACTGAGGCCCCCGCTGGGTCGCCTGTGCCCCTAGAGCAAGCCCCCGGCGCCGGCCAAGCTGCGATGGCGGCGATGCGTCGCGGATTCACCCGTGCCTACGCCGATGACAATGAATCGGACGCCATTACAACACTTACCATCACGCCATCAAATCCCGCCGGTAGAGGTCGACCTGCCGTTGGTGCCCACTATATAAAGTCAAATCTGGCTCCGCCCCTTCCGGCGTGCGAGCGCGCCCCCGCGGCAGACGTCGGGTCGGGGGTCACGTACCGAGCGCCATTTCTGCGCATGCTCTTCCGGCCTAACTTTCGTTCCGAGGTGGACGTCAGCTTCTGAGACCGAAATTAGACACTCTACGGCGAGGGGTCGGGTTCAAACTTAATGAAAAGCCGCGGAGACGCGGGCTGAGGGTTTGGTGTGCAAGTCTACGGCGTCCGGTAGCAGCCAAACTtgataataatgaagaaaaaaggtgCGTCGCTTTTCTTCCTGTGATATGCAGCTATCTCTGGAATTGGCGAGGAAAGACTGAAACCCTTGTTTCCTGGCTCCCACGCTGGTTTTGCCGCGACACCAACTTGCCTTTAATACCTTTAATCTCAGGCTTCCTTCCCTGAAGCCCTGTCTCTGCCATTTCTCCCATGCTAATGCAGTGGCCCGCGCTTGATTCTGAGAGTCTCAGTCCCAAGCCTGCGGAACGGCCTCACGACCTCGGGTCATGCCGAGTCCAACTGCCCAGCCTCCCTGAGCCCCATGCCTTCCAGACCTCTGCATCAACGAGGGCTTTCGCTGATCTCCGCTTGGGCTCCAGGGTGACTCGGGTCCTGACCGATTCCCTGCCTACAGGCTCCTCCTCCCTTacgaatcttttttttttgtatttttagtagagacgggatttcaccatgttggccacgctggtcttgaactcctgacctcgtgatccgcccgcctcggcctcccaaagtgctgggattacaggcgtgagccatcgcgcccggccccctACAAATCTTTCTAAGAATCAGGTATCTCGTTTCTTTACATGGACCCCTCGTTGTTTCCTCGGAATTAAGCATCAACTTCAGCGACCGCGGAAGACTCTCTCCTAACCGTCTACTTCAGCCTCATAGCTGAACCCTAGCACACGCTCTCATATTACCTTCTGCTTCCTCCGTCCCATCCTGTCATCTTTTATTCTGGGCCTGGCCTTCGCTCCCACCGGGGTTTAAAAAACATTCTCTCGGccataatcccaacaatttgggaggctgaggcaggcggatcacctgaggtcaggagttctaaaccagcctggccaatcaaaaatacaaaaattagcccggcacgATGGTGTgcgtctttaatcccagctacttgggaggctgaggggggagaatcgcttggacccaggaggtggaggctgcagtgagctgagattgcgccagtgcattccaccctgggctacagagcgagactccgtctcaaaaaaaaaaaaaattatctcaatcCTCATACCATC
The Piliocolobus tephrosceles isolate RC106 chromosome 19, ASM277652v3, whole genome shotgun sequence genome window above contains:
- the RPL3 gene encoding 60S ribosomal protein L3, whose amino-acid sequence is MSHRKFSAPRHGSLGFLPRKRSSRHRGKVKSFPKDDPSKPVHLTAFLGYKAGMTHIVREVDRPGSKVNKKEVVEAVTIVETPPMVVVGIVGYVETPRGLRTFKTVFAEHISDECKRRFYKNWHKSKKKAFTKYCKKWQDEDGKKQLEKDFSSMKKYCQVIRVIAHTQMRLLPLRQKKAHLMEIQVNGGTVAEKLDWARERLEQQVPVNQVFGQDEMIDVIGVTKGKGYKGVTSRWHTKKLPRKTHRGLRKVACIGAWHPARVAFSVARAGQKGYHHRTEINKKIYKIGQGYLIKDGKLIKNNASTDYDLSDKSINPLGGFVHYGEVTNDFVMLKGCVVGTKKRVLTLRKSLLVQTKRRALEKIDLKFIDTTSKFGHGRFQTMEEKKAFMGPLKKDRIAKEEGA